In a single window of the Orenia metallireducens genome:
- a CDS encoding M67 family metallopeptidase → MIIKLKDELYQKLLNHTQAEFPNEACGLVAGVITDDEIEVKEVYTMTNLDASAEHFTMDPKEQFAVVKEVRNKGYDLIGNYHSHPFTPSRPSEEDKRLAYDEDAIYFILSLKDEDPVLKAFSIKEQKDVTQVEIELI, encoded by the coding sequence ATGATAATTAAATTGAAAGATGAGCTATATCAGAAGTTATTGAATCATACCCAAGCTGAATTTCCTAATGAGGCCTGTGGCTTAGTAGCTGGAGTAATAACTGATGATGAGATTGAAGTTAAAGAGGTATATACTATGACCAATCTAGATGCTTCAGCAGAACACTTCACAATGGACCCTAAGGAGCAGTTTGCGGTAGTTAAAGAGGTTAGAAATAAGGGCTATGATTTGATTGGAAATTATCATTCCCATCCTTTTACCCCTTCGCGTCCTTCAGAGGAGGATAAGAGGTTGGCTTATGATGAAGATGCAATCTACTTTATCTTATCGTTAAAGGATGAAGATCCAGTATTAAAGGCCTTTAGCATTAAAGAACAGAAGGATGTTACTCAGGTAGAGATCGAATTAATTTAA
- a CDS encoding sulfurtransferase TusA family protein has translation MSNRPTFNIPDTVKEDTNNYPALVEQFIKGDLDDARFKGRRVPMGIYSQRGYEPGEERYMVRVRVPGGVVTKEQLRTLNELSKEYGNGYVHITTRQDVQIHQVKIEDTPEVLFKLLEAGLSPRGGGGNTVRNILNSARAGVNPEEAFDTTPHNLALTEYLIKTRSSFNLPRKYKIAFSSDPKDDSLATLNDLGFIAIKQDGKRGFKVYGGGGMGGSSELGIVLEEFVEEDKIFHIAEAIKRFFDEYGDRSNKHRARLRFVRKRLGDEEFVNKYKEYLAEVLAEDLEVEDLNRYEELRESKGEKIDLTADYLYQEKVEGYYSLELRMENGDISYDELNSLLDLLGDSEISLRTTIKQGLLIRGVKGQQLERLIEKINQVNPNLVVSNMGTMPVSCKGASTCKLGLCVSPNLSEAIREKLITLGDKLQAALPQIYISGCPNVCGQHIIGNIGFEGKAKRYNDRLVPHYALFLGGNVEEGNSKYGEAAIDIPAKRIPEFLAELAKLLADDQDYNRVDFNEYLDKGGKDKIVELAEQFIEIPTYEEDPDIYKDWGKEEDFSLAGRGPGECGAGVMDIIQLDINTAKSNYQKAIKEEDNNELYKATVNASRSLLAVRGIDTDKDRVILSKFKTEFIDKNLVDKGYAEVLDAALDYKLGDIDSLLSYQGQIKGLIERVEFLFNSLNAKLEFELEEVTSDNNNEDKNILDSKVVDLRGVKCPMNFVKAKVAIAPLDSGEILDIYLDEGAPIANVPQSLASEGHEILSKEKREDGSYSLRVKKA, from the coding sequence ATGAGTAATCGACCGACTTTTAATATTCCAGATACAGTTAAAGAGGATACGAATAATTATCCAGCTTTAGTTGAGCAATTTATAAAAGGAGACTTAGATGATGCTAGATTTAAAGGGCGTAGAGTCCCAATGGGAATTTATAGTCAAAGGGGTTATGAACCAGGTGAGGAGAGATATATGGTAAGAGTTAGAGTTCCTGGTGGAGTAGTGACTAAGGAACAGCTAAGAACTTTAAATGAACTAAGTAAAGAGTATGGAAATGGATATGTCCATATTACTACTAGACAGGATGTACAGATTCACCAGGTTAAGATAGAGGATACTCCTGAAGTACTATTTAAGCTATTAGAGGCTGGATTAAGTCCACGAGGTGGTGGAGGTAATACTGTTAGAAACATCTTAAATTCTGCTAGAGCAGGAGTGAATCCTGAGGAAGCTTTCGATACTACACCTCATAACTTGGCTTTAACAGAATATCTAATTAAGACACGTTCTTCTTTTAACTTACCAAGAAAGTATAAGATAGCTTTCTCCTCTGACCCTAAAGATGACTCTTTAGCCACGTTAAATGACTTAGGTTTTATAGCTATTAAGCAAGATGGTAAAAGAGGCTTTAAGGTATATGGCGGAGGAGGAATGGGCGGTTCCTCAGAATTGGGTATAGTTTTAGAGGAATTTGTAGAAGAGGATAAGATCTTCCATATAGCAGAGGCAATTAAGAGATTCTTTGATGAATATGGTGATCGTAGCAATAAACATAGAGCTAGACTACGTTTTGTCAGAAAGAGACTTGGTGATGAAGAGTTTGTAAATAAATATAAAGAGTACTTAGCAGAGGTATTAGCAGAAGATTTAGAGGTTGAAGATTTAAATAGATATGAAGAATTAAGAGAAAGTAAGGGTGAGAAGATTGACCTAACTGCTGATTATCTCTATCAAGAGAAGGTAGAGGGCTACTATTCTTTAGAGTTGAGAATGGAGAATGGAGACATCAGCTATGATGAGTTAAATTCCTTACTAGATTTATTAGGTGATAGTGAGATATCATTAAGAACTACTATTAAACAAGGCTTATTAATCAGAGGTGTTAAAGGTCAACAGTTAGAGAGATTAATTGAGAAGATTAATCAGGTTAATCCAAACCTAGTAGTTTCCAATATGGGAACAATGCCTGTCTCTTGTAAAGGTGCATCTACTTGTAAGTTAGGGTTATGTGTCTCACCTAATTTATCAGAGGCTATCAGAGAGAAATTAATCACTTTAGGTGATAAATTACAAGCAGCATTACCTCAAATCTATATCAGTGGTTGCCCAAATGTCTGTGGACAGCATATCATCGGTAATATTGGCTTTGAAGGTAAAGCTAAACGATATAATGATAGATTGGTTCCTCACTATGCATTATTCTTAGGAGGAAATGTAGAGGAAGGCAATAGTAAGTATGGAGAAGCTGCTATAGATATTCCTGCTAAGAGAATACCAGAATTTTTAGCAGAGTTGGCTAAATTATTGGCTGATGATCAAGATTATAATCGAGTAGATTTTAATGAATACTTAGATAAGGGTGGAAAAGATAAGATAGTTGAACTAGCTGAGCAATTCATTGAGATTCCTACTTATGAAGAAGACCCAGATATTTATAAAGATTGGGGTAAAGAAGAAGACTTCTCCTTAGCAGGTAGAGGACCTGGAGAATGTGGAGCAGGTGTAATGGATATCATTCAACTAGATATCAATACTGCTAAATCCAATTATCAAAAAGCTATTAAAGAAGAGGATAATAATGAACTTTATAAAGCGACCGTCAATGCTTCTAGATCATTACTAGCCGTTAGAGGTATAGATACAGATAAGGATAGAGTTATTTTATCTAAATTCAAAACCGAGTTTATTGATAAGAATTTGGTGGATAAAGGTTATGCTGAAGTTTTAGATGCTGCACTAGATTATAAATTAGGGGATATTGATAGCTTATTATCTTATCAAGGGCAGATAAAGGGCTTAATTGAGAGAGTAGAATTTTTATTCAACTCTTTAAATGCTAAGTTAGAGTTTGAATTAGAAGAAGTTACTAGTGATAATAATAACGAAGATAAGAATATCTTAGATAGTAAGGTAGTAGATTTAAGAGGGGTAAAATGCCCAATGAACTTTGTAAAGGCTAAAGTGGCAATAGCACCTCTTGATTCAGGGGAGATATTAGATATTTATTTAGATGAGGGGGCACCGATAGCGAATGTTCCTCAGAGTTTAGCTTCAGAAGGGCATGAGATCTTATCTAAAGAGAAGAGAGAAGACGGTTCTTATAGCTTAAGAGTTAAAAAAGCATAG
- a CDS encoding O-acetylhomoserine aminocarboxypropyltransferase/cysteine synthase family protein, protein MDFETELVNLKIKDQYGATNTPVYLNNSFAYDNAEDLEKVFNNRAMGYIYSRISNPSTKSIEDKLASLEGGKQAILSASGMAAISTATLTLLEAGDEFISTSSLFGGTYNLFKNYQKYGITPRFSQGIEVEDIAELVTNKTKFVFLETLGNPKMDIPDIKGIAKLCQENQIPLIVDSTVTSPVLIKPIELGANLVIHSTSKYINGTSNSIGGVIIDGANFDWTTFDNFAEYKRFGKLAFTAKARGEVFKDFGPCSSPLSSLLNELGIPTLALRMKKHCQNALELAEFLTEHPKVKEVNYPGLADNKYNKRAKELFSDGFGGMLTLRVGSKEKAFEIINNLEYFYNLANIGDVKSLVIHPASTIYAGNTIKEREALGVYNDLIRVSVGIENVEDLKADFAQALK, encoded by the coding sequence ATGGACTTTGAAACGGAGTTGGTAAATTTAAAGATCAAGGATCAATATGGTGCGACAAATACTCCAGTCTACTTAAATAACTCTTTTGCTTATGACAATGCTGAGGATTTGGAGAAGGTATTTAATAATCGGGCTATGGGATATATTTATTCAAGAATTAGTAATCCCAGTACTAAGAGTATAGAGGATAAGTTGGCTAGCCTTGAAGGTGGAAAACAGGCCATATTATCTGCTTCAGGAATGGCTGCTATCTCTACAGCTACTTTAACTCTCTTAGAAGCAGGTGATGAGTTTATCTCAACTAGCTCTTTATTTGGTGGAACTTATAATCTCTTTAAGAACTATCAAAAGTATGGAATCACACCACGTTTCAGTCAAGGTATTGAAGTAGAGGATATTGCAGAGTTAGTAACTAACAAGACAAAGTTCGTCTTCTTAGAGACACTGGGTAATCCTAAAATGGATATCCCAGATATCAAAGGTATAGCTAAACTCTGTCAGGAGAATCAGATTCCATTGATTGTTGATAGTACAGTTACAAGCCCTGTACTAATTAAGCCAATTGAGTTAGGGGCAAATCTTGTAATACACTCAACTTCAAAGTATATTAATGGCACGTCTAACTCCATTGGTGGAGTGATTATCGATGGAGCAAACTTTGATTGGACTACTTTTGATAACTTTGCTGAGTATAAGAGATTTGGAAAATTAGCCTTTACAGCTAAGGCTAGAGGAGAGGTCTTTAAGGACTTTGGACCTTGCTCATCTCCATTGAGTTCTCTTTTAAATGAATTGGGTATCCCTACTTTAGCTTTAAGGATGAAAAAACACTGTCAGAATGCTTTAGAGTTGGCTGAATTCTTGACAGAGCATCCAAAGGTAAAAGAGGTCAATTATCCAGGTTTAGCGGATAATAAGTATAATAAGCGGGCTAAAGAGTTATTTAGTGATGGTTTTGGTGGCATGTTGACCTTAAGAGTTGGTAGTAAAGAGAAGGCATTTGAAATCATAAATAATTTGGAGTATTTCTATAACTTAGCCAATATTGGTGATGTTAAATCATTGGTTATTCATCCTGCATCTACAATCTATGCTGGCAATACAATAAAAGAGAGAGAGGCATTAGGTGTGTATAATGATTTGATTAGAGTAAGTGTAGGAATTGAAAATGTAGAAGACCTTAAAGCAGACTTTGCACAGGCACTTAAATAA
- the thiS gene encoding sulfur carrier protein ThiS: protein MKIKVNGKAVELEKEITVSELLVKEDVDMPDMVSVELNGEILDRDTFSDTVVKDGDQVEFLYFMGGGASVRF from the coding sequence ATGAAAATTAAAGTTAATGGTAAAGCAGTAGAGTTGGAAAAAGAAATAACAGTTAGTGAATTATTGGTAAAAGAAGATGTAGATATGCCAGATATGGTATCAGTAGAGTTAAATGGTGAGATTTTAGATAGAGATACTTTCTCAGACACAGTTGTAAAGGATGGAGATCAGGTAGAATTCTTATACTTTATGGGTGGTGGAGCAAGTGTACGATTTTAG
- the cysK gene encoding cysteine synthase A, whose translation MRVVNNITELIGQTPMVKLNRVVPEGAAEVYAKLESFNPGGSVKDRIALNMIESAEEEGLLKAGGTIIEPTSGNTGIGLAMVGAAKGYKVILTMPDTMSIERRKILKAFGAEIMLTPGEKGMPGAIDKAKELADANDDYFMPQQFMNAANPDVHRKTTAKEIIEATDGKLDAFVAGVGTGGTVTGTGEVLKDEISGIKIVAVEPTGSPVLSGGNPGPHMIQGIGAGFIPDVLNTGILDEIKQIENEEAMEMARKLAVEEGILVGISAGAAVAAAVKVAEELGADKRVVVILPDTGERYLSTTLFKAE comes from the coding sequence ATGAGAGTTGTAAATAATATTACTGAATTGATTGGTCAGACTCCTATGGTTAAATTAAATAGAGTGGTACCAGAGGGTGCTGCAGAGGTTTATGCTAAGTTAGAGTCATTCAATCCTGGAGGAAGTGTTAAAGATCGTATCGCCCTTAATATGATTGAGAGTGCTGAAGAAGAAGGTTTATTAAAAGCAGGTGGTACAATTATTGAGCCTACTAGTGGTAACACTGGAATTGGTTTAGCAATGGTTGGTGCTGCTAAAGGATATAAGGTTATTTTAACAATGCCAGATACGATGAGTATCGAAAGAAGAAAGATATTAAAGGCTTTTGGAGCAGAAATTATGTTAACACCTGGTGAGAAAGGGATGCCTGGTGCAATAGACAAGGCTAAAGAACTGGCAGATGCTAATGATGATTATTTTATGCCACAGCAATTTATGAATGCAGCTAATCCTGATGTACATAGAAAGACAACTGCTAAAGAGATTATAGAAGCTACTGATGGGAAGTTAGATGCTTTTGTAGCAGGTGTAGGAACTGGTGGAACCGTTACTGGAACTGGAGAAGTCTTAAAAGATGAGATTTCAGGGATTAAGATTGTGGCAGTAGAGCCAACAGGTTCTCCGGTATTAAGTGGAGGAAATCCTGGACCACATATGATTCAAGGAATTGGAGCAGGATTTATTCCAGATGTGTTGAATACAGGTATCTTAGATGAAATTAAACAGATTGAGAATGAAGAGGCTATGGAGATGGCACGAAAACTAGCTGTAGAAGAAGGGATTTTAGTTGGAATCTCTGCTGGTGCAGCAGTAGCAGCAGCTGTCAAAGTGGCTGAAGAATTAGGAGCAGATAAACGAGTTGTAGTAATCCTTCCAGATACTGGAGAGAGATATTTAAGTACTACACTGTTTAAGGCAGAATAA
- a CDS encoding HesA/MoeB/ThiF family protein, translating into MYDFSEEQLQRYSRHIILQDVGVEGQEKLLTSSVLIIGTGGLGTPAAQFLGAAGIGKIGLVDADRVELSNLQRQVLHHTPDVGKLKVQSAKEKINAMNPDVEVKTYDYYLTSQNIKEVIREYDFIIDGTDNFPAKFLINDACVMEGKPFSHAGIIRFGGQTTTVVPGEDTPCYRCMFPQPPKPGSVPSCKEAGVIGVMGGVIGTIQATEAIKYILGKGELLTGKLLTYDALKMDFRKINLNKRENCGVCSDNPEITELIDYEQGVCEL; encoded by the coding sequence GTGTACGATTTTAGTGAAGAGCAGTTACAGAGATATTCAAGGCACATTATTTTGCAGGATGTTGGTGTAGAGGGGCAAGAGAAATTGTTAACTTCTTCAGTATTGATTATAGGAACTGGAGGACTTGGAACACCAGCAGCACAGTTTTTAGGAGCAGCTGGTATCGGTAAAATCGGTTTAGTAGATGCAGATAGGGTAGAACTTTCTAATCTACAACGCCAAGTCTTACATCATACACCTGATGTGGGTAAGTTAAAGGTCCAATCGGCTAAAGAGAAGATTAATGCTATGAACCCTGATGTAGAGGTTAAGACTTATGATTACTACTTAACTTCTCAAAATATTAAAGAGGTTATTAGAGAGTATGATTTTATAATAGATGGTACTGATAATTTCCCGGCTAAATTCTTAATCAATGATGCATGTGTAATGGAAGGAAAGCCTTTCTCCCATGCGGGAATAATCAGATTTGGAGGGCAGACCACAACTGTAGTTCCAGGAGAGGATACACCATGCTATAGATGTATGTTCCCTCAGCCACCTAAGCCAGGTTCAGTTCCTTCTTGTAAGGAAGCAGGAGTTATAGGGGTAATGGGTGGAGTAATTGGAACTATTCAAGCAACAGAGGCTATTAAGTATATCTTAGGAAAAGGTGAACTATTAACTGGAAAATTACTAACATATGACGCTTTAAAGATGGATTTTAGAAAGATTAATCTTAATAAGAGAGAGAACTGTGGAGTTTGTAGTGATAACCCAGAGATTACAGAATTGATTGATTATGAACAAGGGGTTTGTGAGTTATGA
- the sat gene encoding sulfate adenylyltransferase has translation MLIEAHGGKLINRVLEGKEREDLLEKAVEMPQLKLSLRDLTEAENIAIGLYSPLEGFMTEADYIKVVEDMYLSNGLAWTIPVVLGVSKEEAEDLEVGQDVALTDSEGTVYAVLHLADKYEYDQEKEAELVYKTTETEHPGVVKVYERGDVLLGGKISLLRRIEHKLFNEYRLDPKDVRELIKEKGWKRVVGFQTRNPIHRAHEYIQKCALEICDGLLLTPLVGETKGTDVPVEYRIESYEVVMNKIYPQNRTGLAVFPAAMRYAGPREAVFHALCRKNYGCTHFIVGRDHAGVGDYYGTYEAQEMFDNFKPEEIGIEPLRFDHAFYCKECESMATAKTCPHGQEDHIFLSGTKVRGLLRDGKRPPKEMTRPEVADVLIRGMAK, from the coding sequence ATGTTAATTGAAGCTCATGGTGGAAAGTTGATTAATAGGGTATTAGAAGGAAAAGAACGTGAAGATTTATTAGAGAAAGCTGTTGAGATGCCACAGTTAAAGTTAAGTTTAAGGGATTTAACTGAGGCTGAAAATATAGCAATTGGACTTTATAGTCCCTTAGAAGGTTTTATGACTGAAGCTGATTATATTAAAGTCGTTGAAGATATGTACTTAAGTAATGGTTTGGCTTGGACTATTCCTGTTGTATTAGGAGTTAGTAAAGAGGAAGCAGAAGATTTAGAGGTAGGTCAAGATGTGGCTTTAACTGATAGTGAAGGAACTGTATATGCAGTCTTACATTTAGCCGATAAGTATGAGTATGACCAAGAGAAGGAAGCTGAATTAGTATATAAGACTACAGAGACTGAGCATCCAGGCGTAGTAAAGGTTTATGAACGTGGTGATGTTTTATTAGGAGGTAAGATCTCATTATTAAGAAGAATTGAGCATAAGCTATTTAATGAGTATCGATTAGATCCAAAGGATGTTAGAGAATTAATTAAAGAGAAGGGATGGAAGCGAGTAGTAGGTTTCCAGACTAGAAATCCAATCCATAGAGCCCATGAATATATTCAAAAGTGTGCTCTAGAAATCTGTGATGGTTTACTGTTAACACCATTAGTAGGCGAGACTAAGGGTACTGATGTTCCAGTAGAGTACAGAATTGAGAGCTATGAGGTAGTAATGAATAAGATTTATCCTCAAAATAGAACAGGCTTGGCTGTGTTTCCGGCAGCAATGAGATATGCAGGACCTAGAGAGGCAGTATTCCATGCATTATGCCGTAAAAATTATGGTTGTACCCACTTTATTGTTGGTCGTGATCATGCAGGTGTGGGAGATTATTATGGAACATATGAAGCTCAAGAGATGTTTGATAACTTTAAACCTGAAGAGATAGGAATTGAACCATTACGTTTTGATCATGCTTTCTATTGTAAAGAGTGTGAAAGTATGGCTACTGCGAAGACATGTCCTCATGGTCAAGAAGACCATATCTTCTTAAGTGGTACTAAAGTACGTGGACTATTAAGAGATGGAAAGAGACCACCAAAAGAGATGACTAGACCAGAGGTAGCAGATGTATTGATTCGAGGAATGGCGAAATAA
- the cysC gene encoding adenylyl-sulfate kinase — MGESNKNIVWHEGKVSYQDRCDNLGQEGLVVWFTGLSGAGKSTIAVEVEKELIKLGKVVYRLDGDNVRHGLNSDLGFTAEDRNENIRRIAEVAALFKDAGLITLASFISPYQEIRDFARQRAGEDNFIEVYVKADVETCAERDPKGLYEKAKSGEIKNFTGISAPYEVPENADLVLDTVKLSVEEAVTKVLESIDQRQGVIKNKLRVVGE; from the coding sequence ATGGGGGAATCGAATAAGAATATCGTTTGGCATGAAGGAAAGGTAAGTTATCAAGATAGATGTGATAATTTAGGGCAAGAGGGTTTAGTTGTTTGGTTTACGGGGCTTTCAGGAGCTGGTAAATCTACTATTGCTGTAGAGGTTGAAAAGGAATTGATTAAATTAGGTAAGGTTGTTTATCGTTTAGATGGTGATAATGTACGTCATGGTTTAAACTCAGATTTAGGGTTTACTGCTGAAGATAGAAACGAGAATATCCGTAGAATCGCTGAAGTAGCAGCATTGTTTAAGGATGCAGGCTTAATTACATTGGCTTCTTTTATCTCCCCTTATCAAGAGATTAGGGATTTTGCTCGACAAAGAGCAGGAGAAGATAACTTTATTGAGGTTTATGTTAAGGCAGATGTAGAGACTTGTGCTGAACGTGATCCTAAAGGATTATACGAGAAGGCTAAAAGTGGAGAGATTAAGAACTTTACTGGAATATCTGCTCCTTATGAAGTACCAGAGAATGCTGATTTAGTATTAGATACCGTTAAATTATCGGTAGAAGAGGCAGTAACAAAAGTTTTAGAGTCTATTGACCAAAGACAAGGAGTAATTAAAAATAAGTTAAGGGTTGTGGGAGAATAA
- a CDS encoding DUF4380 domain-containing protein has protein sequence MLKIEEIEYLGWEAYRLENKYLSIVILPKVGGRIISFSNKEDEILYTAPNLQGMTLDLLEIDNIKEYREKIKYIALGGYKTWLSPQSNWDWPPYLDLELGSYKCTYHHSEDKIKVNLISPICRESKMQLTRTIVLERDSYSLKIGQGMKNCSLENKECGLWDVTQIADNGQVILPISSFKKIKNLIDTDGTEGIKVLEVNEELYAIINCFGDKMFKIGTDFSAGWVLAIIDKGDKRLGYLKRFPIFEGANFGHGCAVEIFDISNFNYFEIEVHGPLSELLPEEEYGFVEEWELYSWDNQMTIKDIIKKLIY, from the coding sequence TTGTTAAAAATTGAAGAGATAGAGTATCTAGGGTGGGAGGCATACAGGTTAGAGAATAAGTATTTAAGTATAGTTATTCTGCCTAAAGTAGGAGGGCGGATTATCAGTTTTTCTAATAAAGAGGATGAAATATTATATACAGCACCTAACTTACAAGGGATGACCTTAGACTTATTAGAGATTGATAATATTAAAGAATATAGAGAAAAAATCAAGTATATTGCTTTAGGTGGCTATAAGACTTGGTTATCTCCTCAAAGTAATTGGGATTGGCCTCCTTACCTTGATTTGGAATTAGGAAGTTATAAGTGTACCTATCATCATAGTGAAGATAAGATTAAGGTCAATCTTATAAGTCCAATCTGTAGAGAGAGTAAGATGCAATTAACTAGGACCATTGTCTTAGAAAGGGATTCTTATAGCTTAAAGATTGGACAAGGCATGAAAAATTGCAGTTTAGAGAATAAAGAGTGTGGATTGTGGGATGTAACTCAAATTGCCGATAATGGACAGGTTATTTTGCCTATTTCCTCTTTTAAAAAGATTAAGAACCTAATAGACACTGATGGTACAGAAGGTATAAAAGTACTAGAAGTCAATGAAGAACTTTATGCTATTATTAATTGTTTTGGTGATAAGATGTTTAAGATAGGGACAGATTTTTCTGCAGGTTGGGTACTGGCTATTATTGATAAAGGAGATAAAAGGCTGGGATATTTAAAGAGGTTTCCTATCTTTGAAGGTGCAAATTTTGGTCATGGTTGTGCTGTTGAAATTTTTGATATATCTAACTTTAACTACTTTGAGATAGAGGTTCATGGTCCTTTATCTGAATTGCTTCCTGAAGAGGAATATGGTTTTGTTGAAGAGTGGGAATTATATAGCTGGGATAATCAGATGACAATAAAGGATATAATAAAAAAATTGATCTATTAG
- a CDS encoding TIGR00341 family protein gives MQVVHATFASGEGKDAVDLLKNLGVEIEDYKLIESKSGDLLIINLLYHNVDVLIDKLKNRFDFTNNVHRSLIIFTPDTVIPSNKEKAKKEDYRASRETIVSYAKENSEISGQLMFLAVVAAIIATLGLILDNTPVIVGAMIIAPVFGPIATMAIGIVLGDLKLLVKGIIVELAIMGIAITIGAMFAFIIPNVSITHALQVRMLPTLPDLLVALAAGGAGAYALITHVKSQQLVGVVIAAALIPVMATIGVGISLGNVDMIIGASLLLLGNLFTLLLAIIMVFYFKGLKPQWWYESTAKKLIKKSLIVLTISVILLTIPLSIITYNQMVREEPEDVVRKIYRENFGDELESRLFSIDVKDKKVDIVLYTPINTDKYYFKLLADKIKESLGADYQVIFEIIPTQRLETPL, from the coding sequence ATGCAAGTTGTTCATGCTACCTTTGCATCAGGTGAAGGAAAAGATGCTGTTGATTTACTAAAAAATTTGGGAGTAGAGATTGAAGATTATAAATTAATTGAATCTAAATCAGGGGATTTGCTTATTATAAATCTGCTATATCATAATGTTGATGTATTGATAGATAAGTTAAAGAATCGCTTTGATTTTACCAATAATGTACATAGAAGTTTAATAATCTTTACCCCAGATACTGTAATTCCAAGTAATAAAGAGAAGGCTAAAAAAGAAGATTATAGGGCCAGTCGGGAGACGATTGTTAGTTATGCTAAAGAGAATAGTGAGATAAGTGGACAATTGATGTTTTTAGCTGTGGTAGCTGCTATAATTGCTACCTTAGGATTAATTCTTGATAATACTCCAGTAATAGTTGGGGCAATGATTATCGCACCTGTATTTGGACCGATAGCTACGATGGCTATAGGAATTGTATTGGGAGATTTAAAGCTGTTGGTCAAAGGGATTATAGTAGAGCTAGCAATTATGGGGATTGCCATTACTATTGGAGCTATGTTTGCCTTCATAATTCCTAATGTCTCGATAACCCATGCCTTACAGGTGAGGATGTTACCCACCTTACCAGATCTACTAGTAGCACTAGCGGCAGGTGGGGCAGGGGCTTATGCATTGATTACCCATGTTAAGTCACAACAATTAGTTGGAGTAGTTATTGCTGCTGCTTTAATTCCTGTTATGGCTACTATAGGTGTTGGCATCTCCCTTGGGAATGTAGATATGATAATTGGTGCATCATTATTATTACTTGGCAACTTATTTACTTTATTATTGGCTATAATCATGGTATTTTATTTTAAAGGATTGAAGCCACAATGGTGGTATGAGTCTACTGCTAAAAAATTGATTAAGAAGAGTTTGATTGTGTTGACTATCTCAGTAATCTTGCTTACTATACCATTATCTATAATAACTTATAATCAGATGGTTAGAGAAGAACCTGAAGATGTAGTTCGTAAAATTTATCGGGAGAATTTTGGTGATGAATTAGAGAGTAGATTATTCTCGATTGATGTTAAGGATAAGAAGGTTGATATTGTCCTATATACTCCTATTAATACCGATAAGTATTATTTTAAATTATTAGCAGATAAGATAAAAGAGAGTCTTGGAGCTGACTATCAGGTTATCTTTGAAATCATACCAACTCAAAGATTGGAGACACCACTATAA